The following are encoded in a window of Brettanomyces bruxellensis chromosome 9, complete sequence genomic DNA:
- a CDS encoding uncharacterized protein (SECRETED:SignalP(1-22)) — MKSTTFVLSAALLTSYIAPALADTPPACVLACAEKVVKNSSTCPTLNEVECVSDKEYSKFQSCLSSICPSSVASDAESYFKSLASSYGASASGSASSSASASSSESSSASASASASGSSSSASETASSAAGASSSSDVSASYIESNGTETLTSTTCPESTTTAVATSSVALTSATSSEAAAATTEATTEATTSAVPTVSAANIAPAANVASGAAVAAIAAAVFALM; from the coding sequence ATGAAGTCTACCACATTCGTTTTATCGGCCGCTTTGTTGACCTCATACATTGCTCCAGCTTTGGCTGACACTCCTCCAGCATGTGTTTTGGCTTGTGCTGAGAAGGTCGTGAAGAATTCTTCAACATGCCCAACTCTTAATGAGGTCGAGTGTGTTTCCGATAAGGAATACAGCAAGTTCCAGAGTTGTCTTTCTTCTATTTGCCCAAGCAGCGTTGCAAGTGATGCTGAGTCTTACTTCAAGTCTCTAGCTTCGTCTTACGGTGCTTCGGCATCCGGAAGTGCTTCATCAAGTGCCTCCGCCTCATCATCCGAGtcatcatcagcatcaGCATCAGCATCAGCATCaggatcatcatcatcagcatcaGAAACAGCATCTTCCGCTGCAGGAGCTTCCAGCTCTTCCGATGTCTCAGCTTCATACATTGAGAGTAACGGCACTGAAACTCTTACAAGTACCACTTGCCCAGAGTCTACCACAACTGCCGTTGCAACATCTTCTGTCGCTCTTACTTCAGCCACTTCTTCGGAGGCTGCAGCTGCAACTACTGAGGCTACTACTGAGGCTACAACATCTGCTGTTCCAACTGTGTCTGCTGCCAACATTGCACCTGCAGCTAATGTTGCTTCTGGTGCTGCAGTTGCTGCAATTGCCGCAGCTGTCTTTGCACTCATGTAA